Part of the Pseudomonas baltica genome is shown below.
GTCGAGGCCATATTGGGCATGGCCCGTAGCTTGAACATGCAGGTCACTGCGGAAGGGATCGAGGAATTTCATCTGCCCCATCTGCCGGAATGGCTGGCGCGCAACGGCTGCCATTTCGCGCAGGGGTATCTGTTTGGTCGCCCGCAAGCGAGTGCCCAGGCCCTTGCGTCCACTTGCAATCGGCCCTCTGGGGCACTCGCCGTGAGCGCTCTGCAGGGCTCACGGTGAGTGACAGTGGTGGGATCAGTACTTCCAGGTGACCGAGGCGGTGAGGTTGCGTGGGGCGCCGTAGCTCGACGCGGTCTGGCTGTACATCGATAGCAGGTATTTGCGGTCGGTGATGTTGTTGAAGTTCAGCGCCGTGTTCCAGTGGCTATCGATGTCATAGCTGGCCATCAAATCGACCAGGCCATAGGCGTTCTGGCGAACCACACTGGTGGCATCGCTCTGGATGCCGCTCTGCCAACTCACACGGGTGCCGACGGTGGCTTTGGGCATGCCCGGCAGGCGATAGCTGGCCATGCCATGGAAGCTGTGGGTCGGTACGTACCGGCGGGTCTTGTCGCCATCTTCATCGTCGATGCGCACGTAGGTGTAGCCACCCATCAGGTCCAGGCCGGGCAGGGCTTCGCCTGAGGCTTGCAGCTCGATGCCATGGCTTTTGTAGTCGGTGGTTTGATACAGGTACTGGGAGCCAGACTGAATGTAGCTGCCCATGGCGTTGCTTTGCTGGGTCTTGAACACGGCAGCGGTGAGGTCCAGGCGGTTGTCCAGTACGCTGCCTTTGAGGCCGGCCTCCAGGCTCTTGCCCTCCAGCGGTGCCAGAGGTTTACCGTCGAGGCCGTTGTAGCCGTACTGCGGGTTGTAGATTTTGGTCCAGCTGGTGTAGACGCTCCACTGCGGGGTCAGGTCGTAGACCAGGCCGGTGTAGGGCGTGACCTTGCCGTGCTCGCGCTGGGAGTGATCGGAGCCATAGCTGGCACCCGAGCTGTCCATGCTCATCATGCGCGCGCCGGCGATCCAGTGCAGGTCGTCCGCCAGGCTGAAGCGGGCGCCGGCGAAAAGGCTTTTTTGTCGGTCGACGAAGTTTTGTGTATTGCCGTCGCTGGTTTGCGTGAAGTCCGGCTCTGCGACTGCGCCAGGCAGCACGCCGGCAAATGGCAGTTCGTAGTAGCCGCCGGGCTCGGGATCCCATTCGCGGGCCTTCTGATGAGTGCGGCCGTAGGTAGTCCCCACCGTCAGTTGATGCTCGCGCCCGAACAGGCTGAACGGCCCCGAGGCTTTTGCTTCGCCGATCATCTCGTGGGCTTCGCTGGTGGTATGGGCAGTAAAGGCTCTCGCCGTACCGTCAGTGACACTGTCGACGTAGAACATGTTGGTGTCTTGTTTCTCGTTGATCGCCGTGGCAGTCACCGTGGCGTTCCAGCCATTGCCGAAATCATGCTTGAGCTCGGCGAAGGCGCGCTGAGTGTGCATGTTCCAGTAGGTCCACGGCTGGCCGACGTTGGCGCTGCGGCTGCTGTAGTGGATACGATTGCCATTTCCATCGATCAGCGGCAGGTTGCCCCAGGTACTGCCATTGGAGTCGCTGTTGTGCTGCGTGAATCCTACGGTCAGGGTGTCAGCGTCGGACACGTCGAATGCCAACAGGCCGGCGGCGACGTTTTTTTCGTGGCTGTAACGATCCATCCACGAGTTGCCCTTGTCGTGCGCATAGATGAAGCGTCCGCGCACATTGCCGGTGGGGGTCAGCGGCCCGGACACATCGACGTCGACGCGGCGGCTGTCCCACGAGCCCACGCTGGTGCCTATCTGCGCCTGGAAGGTGTCGGTAGGCCGCTTGCGCACGAAGTTGACCGTCGCCGACGGGTTTCCGGTGCCGCTCATCAGGCCATTAGCGCCATGCAGCACGTCGATCTGCTCGAATTCGGCCATGTCCTGATCGCCGATCAGGGTGGTCTGCGCGAACGGCATGCCCATGCCGTCGTACTCGAAGGAGCCGATCTCGAACCCCCGCGAGGTGAACTCGGTACGGTCGGTTTCGCTTTGCTCTACGGTCACCGAGGGCGCTGAACGCAGCGCATCCTTGATGCCGTTCATGTGGAAATCATCCATCTGCTTGCGGGTGATGGTAGTAATCGCCTGCGGCGTTTCCTTGTCCGTCAGCCCCAGCTTGGTGGTACTGGACGCCGGCTTGCCCTGATAGCCCACACTGGGTTCGTCGCCGCGAACGGCGCTGTCCTCAATCTGCGTGGATGGCAGCACCACCTCATCGGCGGCGTGGGCGAGGGGCAGGGCGCTGCAGGCGCTGACCAGCAGCAAGCTGGCGGAGAGGCGACGATTCAAGAGGTGATTCCTGATGTTGATGGATTTACGTCAATATTGGGTGCGATTGCAAATGAGAAACACACTCAGATACGAATCGGAGCGAATAGTAACCAAATATTGATTCGTATTTCACATTTTTTTCAGTGTCAGGCCTGATACGTCTGGAGGGGGGGCAGGCAGGGTATGGAGAAGGGTTTGCAGCGGGGAAAAACGAGCGGCCCGATCGTGCGGGCCACCCGGGATTAATGGCTCAACGATTGCGCGTCACCCTCCAAACGGTGTTCGACAGGTCGTCGGCAATGATCAGCGCGCCTTTCGGGTCGACGGTCACACCCACTGGGCGACCACGGGTCTTGCCGTCTTCGCCACGGAAGCCGGTGGCGAAGTCGATCGGCTCGCCACTGGGCTTGCCGTTGCTGAACGGCACGAAGACCACCTTGTAGCCCACCGGATTCTCGCGGTTCCAGCTGCCGTGCTCGCCGACGAAGGCACCGTCGGCGAATTTGTCGCCCAGCGCCGCAATCGAAAAGGTCACGCCCAGGGCCGCAACGTGGGAGCCC
Proteins encoded:
- a CDS encoding TonB-dependent siderophore receptor, coding for MNRRLSASLLLVSACSALPLAHAADEVVLPSTQIEDSAVRGDEPSVGYQGKPASSTTKLGLTDKETPQAITTITRKQMDDFHMNGIKDALRSAPSVTVEQSETDRTEFTSRGFEIGSFEYDGMGMPFAQTTLIGDQDMAEFEQIDVLHGANGLMSGTGNPSATVNFVRKRPTDTFQAQIGTSVGSWDSRRVDVDVSGPLTPTGNVRGRFIYAHDKGNSWMDRYSHEKNVAAGLLAFDVSDADTLTVGFTQHNSDSNGSTWGNLPLIDGNGNRIHYSSRSANVGQPWTYWNMHTQRAFAELKHDFGNGWNATVTATAINEKQDTNMFYVDSVTDGTARAFTAHTTSEAHEMIGEAKASGPFSLFGREHQLTVGTTYGRTHQKAREWDPEPGGYYELPFAGVLPGAVAEPDFTQTSDGNTQNFVDRQKSLFAGARFSLADDLHWIAGARMMSMDSSGASYGSDHSQREHGKVTPYTGLVYDLTPQWSVYTSWTKIYNPQYGYNGLDGKPLAPLEGKSLEAGLKGSVLDNRLDLTAAVFKTQQSNAMGSYIQSGSQYLYQTTDYKSHGIELQASGEALPGLDLMGGYTYVRIDDEDGDKTRRYVPTHSFHGMASYRLPGMPKATVGTRVSWQSGIQSDATSVVRQNAYGLVDLMASYDIDSHWNTALNFNNITDRKYLLSMYSQTASSYGAPRNLTASVTWKY